From Carya illinoinensis cultivar Pawnee chromosome 5, C.illinoinensisPawnee_v1, whole genome shotgun sequence, one genomic window encodes:
- the LOC122310408 gene encoding serine carboxypeptidase-like 50, with product MQSMSSKFLNFLLLLAFSLFLLAFLNHLIASSPPTSTSLFPNEALPTKIGYLSVNPSDYSSAMFYAFYEAQNPTSPVSQTPLIIWLQGGPSCSSMFGNFFELGPWRVTSRKGRPETFVLEPNPGSWNRIFGLLFLDNPIGSGFSIASATEKIPRDQLSVAEHLFAAITSFIELEPSRPLYFTGESYARKYVPAIGYYILKANANLPVSQRVNLGGVAIGNGLTDPMTQVATHTANAYHSGLINERQKRELEKAQREAVKLTKMGKWKEATDARTQVLLMLQRMTGLATLHDFSKKVPYETEMVFAFLKKEEVKKALGVKESMANDVCNDDVAAALHDDFMKSVKFMDEFLLKESRVLLYQGQFDMRDSVVSIEAWVKTMVWEGLSQFLITERKVWRVNNGLAGYVQKWGNLSHVVVLGARHLVPSDQALNSQAMIEDWVWERGLFGYEEEVSSVFSLFD from the coding sequence ATGCAGTCAATGTCCTCCAAGTTCCTCAACTTCCTCCTTCTCTTGGCCTTCTCCCTCTTCTTACTGGCCTTCCTCAACCACCTCATAGCCTCATCGCCACCCACTTCAACCTCTCTCTTTCCCAATGAAGCCCTCCCCACCAAAATTGGCTACCTCTCGGTCAATCCTTCCGACTACAGTTCTGCCATGTTTTATGCCTTCTATGAAGCTCAGAACCCCACTTCACCGGTCTCCCAAACACCACTTATCATATGGCTCCAGGGTGGCCCTAGTTGCTCCTCCATGTTTGGCAACTTCTTCGAGCTCGGCCCCTGGCGCGTGACATCTCGCAAAGGCAGGCCTGAAACCTTTGTACTAGAACCAAATCCGGGCTCTTGGAACCGCATATTCGGCCTTCTTTTCCTGGATAATCCGATTGGAAGTGGGTTTAGTATCGCTTCGGCAACCGAAAAGATCCCAAGAGATCAACTTTCTGTTGCCGAACATCTTTTTGCTGCGATCACTTCATTTATTGAGTTAGAGCCGTCTCGTCCACTTTACTTTACAGGAGAGAGCTATGCCAGAAAGTACGTTCCAGCAATTGGGTACTATATCTTGAAGGCGAATGCTAACTTGCCGGTGTCACAGCGGGTGAACTTGGGTGGTGTTGCTATCGGGAACGGCTTGACAGACCCGATGACTCAGGTTGCTACTCATACTGCGAATGCTTACCATTCTGGTTTGATAAATGAGAGGCAGAAAAGGGAGCTGGAGAAAGCGCAGCGGGAAGCGGTCAAACTGACAAAAATGGGGAAGTGGAAAGAGGCAACAGATGCTAGAACCCAGGTCTTGCTTATGTTGCAGAGAATGACAGGGCTGGCGACTTTGCATGACTTTAGCAAGAAGGTTCCTTATGAAACAGAAATGGTTTTTGCCTTTTTGAAGAAAGAAGAGGTAAAGAAGGCTTTGGGAGTAAAGGAGTCAATGGCTAACGATGTATGCAACGATGATGTGGCGGCTGCTTTGCATGATGATTTCATGAAAAGTGTGAAGTTCATGGATGAATTTCTGCTGAAAGAGAGTAGGGTTTTATTGTATCAAGGTCAATTCGATATGAGGGATAGTGTGGTTTCAATTGAGGCTTGGGTGAAGACGATGGTGTGGGAGGGGCTTAGTCAGTTTTTGATAACAGAGAGGAAGGTTTGGAGAGTAAATAATGGGCTTGCTGGGTATGTGCAAAAATGGGGGAATTTGAGTCATGTTGTGGTTTTAGGAGCCAGACATCTTGTGCCTAGTGACCAGGCATTGAATTCTCAGGCAATGATAGAAGATTGGGTTTGGGAGAGAGGGCTGTTTGGCTATGAAGAGGAAGTATCGtctgttttttctctttttgattaG